One Pseudorhodoplanes sinuspersici DNA segment encodes these proteins:
- a CDS encoding peptide MFS transporter produces the protein MRSAPAGATAPTQQQAVLGHPKGLAFLFATEMWERFSYYGMRSLLVLYMVHYLLLEDRSQNVVGYTTLKSVLEGLFGPLGVQPFSSHIYGLYSAFVYLTPILGGLIADRWLGQRRTVILGAALMAIGHFMMAFETLFLLALVVLILGSGAFKPNISTQVGGLYAPGDRRRDRAFSIFYVGINLGAFLAPLVCGTLGENYGWHYGFTAAGVGMMLGLAIYLIGLPNLPHDRVRLRCDEPRKPLDRDEWRAIMALAMLFLPVTLFWATYEQQGNTIALWANVNTDRSINLLVWRGEIPTTWFQAFNPFMIFAFTPLIVALWSWQAKRNSEPSTIVKMALGCFGVALANLILVLAAWHSGADKASWLWLLAFFAVITIGELYISPIGLSLVTKIAPGRLVSMLMGIWLATSFVGNFISGWLGSFWSAMDKSLFFMMIAAIATFAGIVIWSFDRILKPILKE, from the coding sequence ATGAGATCAGCGCCGGCCGGTGCAACGGCCCCTACCCAACAACAAGCCGTCCTTGGTCATCCCAAGGGACTTGCATTCCTGTTCGCGACCGAGATGTGGGAGCGCTTTTCCTATTACGGAATGCGCTCGCTGCTCGTCCTCTACATGGTCCATTACCTTTTGTTGGAAGACCGGTCGCAGAACGTCGTCGGCTACACCACGCTGAAAAGCGTTTTGGAAGGATTATTCGGCCCGCTCGGCGTGCAGCCGTTTTCCTCGCATATTTACGGGCTCTATTCCGCCTTCGTTTATCTGACGCCAATCCTCGGCGGGCTGATTGCCGATCGCTGGCTCGGCCAAAGGCGGACCGTGATCCTTGGTGCTGCCTTGATGGCCATCGGCCATTTCATGATGGCGTTCGAAACGCTGTTCCTGCTGGCGCTTGTCGTTCTCATTCTAGGCAGCGGCGCATTCAAGCCGAACATCTCGACGCAAGTTGGCGGGCTTTATGCGCCGGGCGATCGCCGGCGCGACCGCGCCTTTTCGATCTTCTATGTCGGCATCAATCTCGGCGCGTTCCTGGCACCGCTCGTCTGCGGCACGCTCGGCGAAAACTATGGCTGGCATTACGGCTTCACCGCCGCTGGCGTCGGCATGATGCTCGGACTCGCCATCTATCTCATTGGTTTGCCGAATTTGCCACATGACCGCGTGCGGTTACGCTGCGATGAGCCAAGAAAGCCGCTCGATCGCGACGAATGGCGCGCGATCATGGCGCTGGCGATGCTGTTCCTGCCGGTCACGCTGTTCTGGGCCACCTATGAGCAGCAGGGCAACACGATCGCGCTGTGGGCCAACGTCAATACCGATCGCTCGATCAATCTGCTGGTCTGGCGCGGCGAGATCCCGACCACATGGTTTCAGGCGTTCAATCCCTTCATGATCTTTGCTTTCACGCCGCTCATCGTGGCGTTGTGGTCGTGGCAGGCGAAACGCAACAGCGAGCCGTCGACGATCGTGAAGATGGCGCTCGGCTGTTTCGGTGTTGCGCTGGCTAATCTTATCCTGGTGCTGGCCGCGTGGCACTCCGGCGCCGACAAGGCGAGTTGGTTGTGGTTGCTCGCCTTCTTTGCGGTCATCACGATTGGCGAGCTTTACATTTCGCCCATAGGATTGTCGCTTGTCACCAAGATCGCGCCAGGGCGGCTGGTCTCGATGCTGATGGGGATATGGCTCGCAACCAGCTTCGTCGGCAATTTCATCAGCGGATGGCTCGGCAGCTTCTGGAGCGCGATGGACAAGAGCCTCTTCTTCATGATGATCGCGGCCATCGCCACTTTCGCCGGCATTGTCATCTGGTCATTTGACCGGATACTGAAGCCAATCCTGAAAGAGTGA
- a CDS encoding YcjF family protein gives MSSPRPRKPAIFSPDDPNVVMTAPKDDPLLDIASGTEADQQLPALASATKSKRRVPWRKILFGAVGGLISLGIGLAVTRLIEDLFARFELLGWVALVLAGLGLLALLAIIIRELAGLSRLATIEKLRERATQTLLNDNRTEGQAIMRDLLAIESKAPHLARSRTKLQAHLGEIIDGADLIRLAERELMTPLDREARQLVSNAAKRVSIVTAVSPRAAIDIFFVLITALGLCRQLALLYGGRPGTLGLFRLMRHVIAHLTITGGMAAGDSLIQQVIGHGLAAKLSARLGEGVLNGLLTARLGIAAIEVTRPLPFAALPRPTLTEVAGGIIRSAEQAEKNKA, from the coding sequence ATGAGTTCACCACGCCCGCGCAAGCCAGCCATCTTCTCGCCGGACGATCCCAATGTGGTGATGACAGCGCCGAAGGACGATCCGTTGCTGGATATCGCGTCGGGGACCGAGGCAGATCAGCAACTGCCGGCGCTGGCATCTGCGACGAAGTCGAAACGTCGGGTGCCATGGCGCAAGATCCTGTTCGGTGCGGTCGGCGGCCTGATCTCGCTTGGGATAGGACTGGCCGTCACCCGGCTGATCGAAGACCTATTTGCACGTTTCGAACTGCTGGGTTGGGTCGCGCTGGTGCTGGCCGGGCTTGGATTATTGGCCTTGCTCGCCATCATCATCCGCGAACTCGCCGGCCTGTCGCGCCTCGCGACCATCGAGAAACTGCGCGAGCGCGCGACGCAAACGCTGCTCAACGACAATCGCACCGAAGGTCAGGCGATCATGCGCGACCTTTTGGCCATCGAGAGCAAGGCGCCGCATCTGGCGCGAAGCCGCACGAAACTCCAGGCCCATCTCGGCGAGATCATCGACGGCGCCGATCTGATCCGCCTTGCCGAACGTGAATTGATGACACCGCTCGATCGCGAGGCGCGTCAGCTCGTCAGCAATGCGGCCAAGCGGGTTTCGATCGTCACGGCGGTATCGCCGCGTGCGGCGATCGATATCTTCTTCGTTTTGATCACCGCCTTGGGGCTCTGCCGGCAGCTTGCACTGCTGTATGGCGGCCGGCCGGGAACGCTTGGCCTGTTCCGGCTGATGCGCCACGTGATTGCGCATCTCACCATTACCGGCGGCATGGCGGCGGGCGACAGCCTGATCCAGCAGGTGATCGGCCATGGTCTTGCGGCCAAGCTGTCGGCGCGGCTGGGCGAAGGTGTTTTGAACGGCTTGCTGACGGCCCGGCTTGGCATCGCCGCGATCGAGGTGACCCGGCCCCTGCCCTTTGCAGCGCTTCCGCGGCCGACCTTGACGGAAGTTGCTGGCGGCATCATCCGCAGCGCCGAACAGGCCGAAAAGAACAAGGCATAA
- a CDS encoding YcjX family protein yields the protein MANVFSNFLEQARLTSQALLEYGNNLFEPTVRLGVTGLSRAGKTVFITALVHGLLRGGRFPVFEALASGRIAGARLSPQPDDTIPRFAYEAHLDALLKGREWPESTKQISELRLVIDYQSQSGSMRELTLDIVDYPGEWLLDLPLLNLSYEDWSRQTIHLSQQKDRAHLAADWHRDLAILDPLAPENELAAQVAAQHFTQYLRSCRDERFALSLLPPGRFLMPGELADSPALTFAPLDRLDGSAPSGSLWAMMRRRYESYKDAVVRPFYRDHIARLDRQVVLVDALTALNAGPDAVHDLERALIAILDSFNIGRNSILSALFSPRIDRILFAATKADLLHHTSHDKLERILERLVSDAAKRADFTGAKIDAIAMASVRATREANVGGSLQAIVGTPLAGEQAGGRVFDGQSEIVIHPGDLPDDPERIFNGGDGGFRGLASASSDDADYRFLRFRPPLLERTEAGIPALPHIRLDRALEFLIGDRLR from the coding sequence ATGGCAAACGTTTTTTCCAATTTTCTCGAACAGGCTCGCCTGACCTCGCAGGCCTTGCTTGAATACGGCAACAACCTGTTCGAGCCGACGGTGCGGCTCGGCGTCACCGGCCTGTCCCGCGCGGGCAAGACGGTTTTCATAACCGCCCTTGTGCATGGATTGCTGCGCGGCGGACGGTTTCCCGTTTTCGAGGCTCTGGCATCCGGACGGATCGCCGGCGCGCGATTGTCGCCACAGCCGGATGATACCATTCCCCGCTTTGCCTATGAGGCGCATCTCGATGCGCTCCTGAAGGGCCGTGAGTGGCCGGAATCGACCAAGCAAATCAGCGAACTGCGCCTTGTGATCGATTATCAGTCGCAAAGCGGATCGATGCGCGAACTAACGCTCGACATTGTCGACTATCCCGGTGAATGGCTGCTCGATCTGCCGCTGTTGAATTTGAGCTACGAGGACTGGTCGCGGCAGACGATCCACCTGTCGCAGCAAAAGGATCGCGCGCACCTTGCCGCCGACTGGCATCGCGATCTCGCCATCCTCGACCCGTTGGCGCCCGAAAACGAGCTGGCTGCACAAGTTGCGGCGCAGCATTTCACCCAGTATCTTAGATCTTGTCGCGACGAGCGGTTCGCATTGAGCTTGCTGCCGCCAGGCCGCTTCCTGATGCCGGGTGAGCTGGCGGATTCGCCGGCCCTCACCTTCGCGCCGCTCGACCGGCTGGACGGCAGCGCGCCGTCCGGCTCGCTCTGGGCGATGATGCGGCGGCGCTATGAATCCTACAAGGACGCCGTCGTGCGTCCATTCTATCGCGATCACATCGCCCGCCTCGATCGCCAGGTGGTGCTGGTCGACGCGCTGACCGCGCTCAATGCCGGGCCGGATGCCGTGCACGATCTCGAACGCGCATTGATTGCCATTCTCGACAGCTTCAATATCGGCCGCAACAGCATCCTGTCCGCCCTGTTCTCGCCGCGCATTGACAGGATCCTGTTTGCTGCAACCAAAGCGGACCTCCTCCATCACACCTCGCATGACAAACTCGAGCGTATTCTGGAGCGGCTGGTGAGCGATGCTGCAAAGCGAGCTGATTTTACCGGCGCAAAGATCGATGCCATCGCCATGGCTTCGGTGCGCGCAACCCGCGAAGCCAATGTCGGCGGGTCTTTGCAGGCGATTGTCGGCACGCCTCTCGCCGGCGAACAGGCGGGCGGGCGTGTGTTTGACGGGCAGTCGGAGATTGTGATCCATCCGGGCGACCTGCCGGACGATCCCGAGAGGATCTTCAACGGCGGCGATGGCGGCTTCCGCGGCCTTGCATCCGCCTCGTCCGACGATGCCGATTATCGTTTCCTGCGCTTTCGCCCGCCGCTCTTGGAACGCACCGAAGCTGGCATTCCGGCCCTGCCGCATATCCGTCTCGATCGCGCGCTGGAATTCCTGATCGGAGATCGTCTGCGATGA
- a CDS encoding patatin-like phospholipase family protein: MNPNAKNRIRFAGAIALALFFLSSGIIEAARLPAAADHSVSVSSQSKKKKAAKKKARPAKSAKPEGLPARIPFTATDQDAAAIPNIPDARFWADSEKEYLRALPQARGPWLILSTGGSDGAFGAGLLNGWTKAGTRPEFTLVTGTSTGALIAPFAFLGPKYDDALHDAYTTIGAIDIFEVGGKGESFLDTWPLRDLIAKRVTPDLIQAIAAEHARGRKLFITTTNLDAGRPVVWDIGAIAADGGDRAVALVRKVMLASISIPGAFPPVLIDVEANGRKFQEMHVDGGLGAQFYVAPDSMLVSTSTASLRASDIYVIANMKLGSDFEITERNTLGILGRTVATAIRIVIRNAIDRVYETAKRNNIGFYLAFVDQSFSAPARGPFDTDYMKTLYEAGFAKGSGPDPFLREPPDFSDQPRKAAR, encoded by the coding sequence ATGAATCCAAACGCAAAAAACCGGATTCGATTCGCCGGCGCGATTGCGCTGGCTCTCTTTTTTTTATCCTCCGGCATCATCGAAGCGGCACGGTTGCCAGCGGCGGCCGATCATTCCGTGTCGGTCTCCAGCCAGTCGAAGAAAAAAAAGGCCGCCAAGAAGAAAGCGAGGCCGGCCAAATCCGCCAAACCGGAAGGATTGCCAGCCCGCATTCCCTTCACAGCCACCGATCAGGACGCCGCGGCGATCCCGAACATTCCCGACGCGCGGTTCTGGGCCGATTCCGAAAAGGAATATCTGCGCGCTCTGCCGCAGGCGCGTGGTCCGTGGCTCATTCTCTCCACCGGCGGGTCCGACGGGGCTTTCGGCGCTGGCCTGCTGAACGGCTGGACCAAGGCCGGCACACGTCCTGAGTTTACATTGGTGACTGGAACGAGCACCGGCGCCCTGATTGCACCATTTGCCTTCCTTGGCCCAAAGTATGACGACGCGTTGCACGACGCCTACACCACCATCGGCGCCATCGACATTTTCGAGGTGGGCGGCAAGGGGGAAAGCTTCCTCGATACCTGGCCGCTGCGAGACCTGATCGCCAAGCGCGTCACTCCCGACCTGATCCAGGCCATTGCCGCCGAGCATGCGCGCGGGCGCAAGCTCTTCATCACGACCACCAATCTCGATGCCGGACGGCCGGTGGTCTGGGATATCGGTGCCATCGCGGCTGACGGTGGCGATCGGGCTGTGGCGCTTGTCCGCAAGGTCATGCTCGCCTCGATCAGCATTCCCGGTGCCTTCCCGCCCGTGCTCATCGATGTCGAGGCGAATGGACGCAAATTTCAGGAAATGCATGTCGATGGTGGTCTGGGCGCCCAGTTCTATGTCGCGCCTGATTCCATGCTCGTCAGCACCAGCACGGCCAGCCTGCGCGCGAGCGACATCTATGTCATTGCCAACATGAAGCTGGGCTCCGATTTCGAGATCACCGAGCGCAACACACTCGGCATTCTTGGCCGCACCGTCGCTACGGCGATCAGGATTGTTATCCGCAACGCCATCGATCGCGTCTACGAGACAGCGAAGCGCAACAACATTGGATTTTATCTCGCCTTCGTCGATCAGAGCTTTTCGGCTCCTGCGCGGGGGCCATTCGATACCGATTATATGAAAACCCTTTATGAGGCCGGTTTTGCCAAAGGCAGCGGCCCCGATCCATTTTTACGTGAACCGCCGGACTTCTCGGATCAACCAAGGAAGGCAGCCCGGTGA
- a CDS encoding NADH-quinone oxidoreductase subunit A: MSDLLQDYLPLAVFIAVALGLSAVLLIVPFIVAYQQPDPEKMSAYECGFNAFDDARMKFDVRFYLVAILFIIFDLEVAFLFPWAVAFGQLGVFGFWSMMVFLAVLTIGFIYEWKKGALEWD; the protein is encoded by the coding sequence ATGAGCGATCTGCTGCAGGACTATCTTCCGCTCGCCGTGTTCATTGCCGTGGCCCTCGGCCTGAGCGCGGTGCTGCTGATCGTGCCCTTCATCGTTGCCTACCAGCAGCCGGATCCGGAGAAGATGTCGGCCTATGAATGCGGCTTCAATGCGTTCGACGATGCGCGCATGAAATTCGACGTCCGCTTTTATCTGGTAGCCATCCTTTTCATTATCTTCGATCTCGAAGTGGCCTTTCTGTTCCCTTGGGCCGTGGCATTCGGCCAGCTCGGCGTCTTCGGCTTCTGGTCGATGATGGTTTTCCTTGCTGTTCTGACCATCGGCTTTATCTACGAGTGGAAGAAGGGGGCGCTCGAATGGGATTAG
- a CDS encoding NuoB/complex I 20 kDa subunit family protein encodes MTAVTSPAATGILDPRTGKPIGSDDAFYTGLNAELADKGFLVTTADDLITWARTGSLMWMTFGLACCAVEMMQMSMPRYDAERFGFAPRASPRQSDVMIVAGTLTNKMAPALRKVYDQMPEPRYVISMGSCANGGGYYHYSYSVVRGCDRIVPVDIYVPGCPPTAEALLYGVMLLQKKIRRVGTIER; translated from the coding sequence ATGACCGCTGTTACATCACCAGCCGCCACCGGCATTCTCGATCCGCGCACCGGCAAGCCGATCGGTTCGGACGATGCGTTCTATACCGGCCTGAATGCCGAGCTCGCTGACAAGGGCTTCCTCGTCACGACGGCGGACGATCTCATTACCTGGGCGCGCACCGGCTCGCTGATGTGGATGACCTTTGGTCTCGCCTGTTGTGCGGTCGAGATGATGCAGATGTCGATGCCGCGATATGACGCGGAGCGGTTCGGCTTTGCGCCGCGCGCGTCTCCGCGCCAGTCGGATGTGATGATCGTCGCCGGCACGCTGACGAACAAGATGGCGCCCGCGCTCCGCAAGGTCTACGACCAGATGCCGGAGCCGCGTTACGTGATCTCGATGGGTAGCTGCGCCAATGGCGGCGGCTATTATCATTATTCGTATTCTGTGGTGCGCGGCTGCGACCGCATCGTGCCGGTCGACATCTACGTGCCGGGCTGCCCGCCGACAGCGGAAGCGCTGCTCTATGGCGTGATGCTGCTGCAGAAAAAGATCCGCCGCGTTGGAACGATCGAGCGCTGA
- a CDS encoding NADH-quinone oxidoreductase subunit C has protein sequence MSEKLQAIGEAILGGLPGSVTGFDIAYGELNVAGQAADIVKIARFLRDDPRCQFWNFIDVTAVDWPQREQRFDVVYHFLSPKQNARVRVKVMTDEATPVPSIISEFPGADWFERETYDLYGVLFTGHPDMRRLLTDYGFEGHPLRKDFPLTGFVEVRWDDQQKRVVYEPVRLNQEFRNFDFLSPWEGTDYTLPGDEKAKG, from the coding sequence ATGAGTGAGAAGCTTCAGGCGATCGGTGAGGCGATCTTGGGCGGGCTGCCGGGCAGCGTCACCGGCTTCGACATCGCTTATGGCGAGTTGAATGTCGCGGGACAGGCCGCAGACATCGTCAAGATCGCGCGTTTCCTGCGTGACGATCCGCGCTGCCAGTTCTGGAATTTCATCGATGTCACCGCGGTCGACTGGCCGCAGCGCGAACAGCGCTTCGACGTCGTTTATCACTTCCTGTCGCCCAAACAGAATGCACGCGTGCGGGTGAAGGTTATGACCGACGAGGCGACGCCGGTGCCCTCGATCATTTCCGAATTTCCAGGCGCCGACTGGTTCGAGCGCGAGACCTATGATCTCTACGGCGTGCTGTTTACGGGCCATCCGGACATGCGCCGTCTGCTGACCGATTACGGTTTCGAGGGCCATCCGCTGCGCAAGGATTTCCCGCTCACCGGTTTTGTCGAAGTGCGCTGGGACGATCAGCAGAAGCGCGTGGTCTATGAACCGGTGCGGCTCAATCAGGAATTCCGCAACTTCGATTTTCTGTCGCCGTGGGAAGGCACCGACTACACGCTGCCCGGCGACGAGAAAGCGAAAGGGTGA
- a CDS encoding GFA family protein: MGQASSTGIAGGCLCGAVRFTAAPRDKNFGVCHCSMCRRWTAGPFLALECGATVEIDNTSNLGIYRSSEWAERGFCKACGTPLFYRLIDRDFYAVSVEAFDDRGGFSMNSQIFIDEQPNYYEFANDTKMMTGAEVFAAFAPPDAGQAKE; the protein is encoded by the coding sequence ATGGGCCAAGCATCCTCGACCGGCATTGCGGGCGGCTGTCTCTGTGGCGCCGTGCGTTTTACAGCTGCCCCACGCGACAAGAACTTCGGTGTCTGTCACTGCAGCATGTGCCGCCGCTGGACGGCCGGCCCATTCCTTGCGTTGGAGTGCGGCGCGACCGTTGAGATCGACAACACCTCGAACCTTGGCATCTACCGGTCGTCGGAATGGGCGGAGCGCGGCTTCTGCAAGGCTTGCGGCACGCCGCTGTTCTATCGGCTGATCGACAGGGATTTTTACGCCGTTTCGGTGGAAGCCTTTGACGATCGCGGCGGCTTCTCGATGAACAGTCAGATCTTCATCGACGAGCAGCCAAATTATTACGAGTTCGCCAACGATACCAAGATGATGACGGGCGCAGAGGTGTTTGCAGCCTTTGCTCCGCCCGATGCCGGCCAGGCAAAAGAGTGA
- a CDS encoding NADH-quinone oxidoreductase subunit D — translation MSDTAERNFTINFGPQHPAAHGVLRLVLELDGEIVERVDPHIGLLHRGTEKLIEQKTYLQAIPYFDRLDYVAPMNQEHAFCLAAEKLLGLEVPRRAQLIRVLYSEIGRILSHLLNVTTQAMDVGALTPPLWGFEPREQLMVFYERASGSRMHAAYFRVGGVHQDLPQKLIDDIDNWCDPFLKTVDDIDKLLTGNRIFKQRNVDIGVVSLEDAWKWGFSGVMVRGSGAVWDLRKSQPYECYAEMDFDIPIGKNGDCYDRYLIRMEEMRQSVRIMKQCIDKLNAPDGKGRVSVDDQKIVPPKRGEMKRSMEALIHHFKLYTEGFHVPAGEVYAAVEAPKGEFGVYLVADGSNKPYKCKIRAPGFAHLQAMDFLCKGHMLADVSAVLGSLDIVFGEVDR, via the coding sequence ATGTCTGACACCGCCGAACGTAATTTTACGATCAATTTTGGGCCGCAGCACCCGGCGGCGCATGGCGTGCTGCGCCTCGTGCTCGAGCTGGATGGCGAAATCGTCGAGCGCGTCGATCCGCATATCGGCTTGCTCCATCGCGGCACCGAAAAGCTGATCGAGCAGAAGACCTATCTGCAGGCGATCCCGTATTTCGATCGGCTCGACTATGTCGCGCCGATGAATCAGGAGCACGCTTTCTGTCTTGCCGCGGAAAAGCTGCTCGGCCTCGAAGTGCCGCGGCGCGCGCAACTCATTCGCGTGCTGTATTCCGAGATCGGCCGCATCCTGTCGCATCTCTTGAACGTGACGACGCAGGCAATGGACGTCGGCGCGCTGACTCCGCCGCTCTGGGGATTCGAGCCGCGCGAACAGCTCATGGTGTTCTATGAGCGCGCGTCCGGCTCGCGCATGCATGCGGCGTATTTCCGCGTCGGCGGCGTGCATCAGGATCTGCCGCAGAAGCTGATCGACGATATCGACAATTGGTGCGACCCGTTCCTGAAGACCGTCGACGACATCGACAAGCTGCTCACCGGCAACCGCATCTTCAAGCAGCGCAACGTCGATATCGGCGTCGTTTCGCTGGAAGATGCCTGGAAATGGGGTTTTTCCGGCGTGATGGTGCGCGGCTCCGGCGCTGTCTGGGATTTGCGCAAGAGCCAGCCCTACGAATGCTATGCCGAGATGGATTTCGACATTCCGATCGGCAAGAACGGCGATTGCTACGACCGTTATCTGATCCGCATGGAAGAGATGCGCCAGTCGGTGCGGATCATGAAGCAATGCATCGACAAGTTGAATGCGCCGGACGGCAAGGGCCGTGTCAGCGTCGACGACCAGAAGATCGTGCCGCCCAAGCGCGGCGAGATGAAGCGTTCGATGGAGGCACTGATCCATCACTTCAAGCTCTACACCGAAGGTTTCCACGTGCCGGCGGGTGAAGTCTATGCCGCCGTCGAAGCGCCGAAGGGCGAGTTCGGTGTCTATCTCGTCGCCGACGGCAGCAACAAACCCTACAAATGCAAAATTCGCGCACCCGGTTTCGCGCACCTTCAGGCCATGGATTTCCTCTGCAAGGGCCACATGCTGGCTGACGTCTCCGCCGTGCTCGGCTCGCTCGATATCGTATTCGGGGAGGTCGATCGCTAA
- the nuoE gene encoding NADH-quinone oxidoreductase subunit NuoE: MAVRRLAPKELQPKEFSFTPENLAWARGQLEKYPDGRQASAVIPLLWKAQEQAGGWVPEAAIRYVAEFLSMANIRVMEIATFYTMFNLAPVGRHHVQLCGTTPCRLRGAGDLIDVCEKRIGHQFDVTPDGALSWVEVECLGACVNAPMAQINYDYYEDLTPESFARILDDLAAGKEVKPGPQVERPFSGPEGGLTALREPPVRGTRAPKAAGPALTDSDAKKPGAAANVREAAVPKAPIADSSDKRTK, encoded by the coding sequence ATGGCCGTCCGTCGTCTTGCTCCGAAAGAGCTGCAGCCGAAGGAATTCTCCTTCACGCCCGAGAACCTCGCATGGGCGAGGGGGCAGCTCGAAAAATACCCCGACGGCCGTCAGGCCTCGGCGGTGATCCCGCTGCTGTGGAAGGCGCAGGAACAGGCTGGCGGCTGGGTGCCGGAAGCGGCGATCCGTTATGTCGCCGAATTCCTGAGCATGGCGAATATCCGCGTGATGGAGATCGCCACCTTCTACACCATGTTTAATCTCGCGCCGGTCGGCCGCCATCACGTGCAGCTCTGCGGCACGACGCCGTGCCGGCTGCGCGGCGCGGGCGACCTGATCGATGTCTGCGAAAAACGCATCGGCCATCAGTTCGATGTGACGCCCGACGGCGCACTGTCATGGGTGGAAGTCGAATGCCTCGGCGCCTGCGTGAATGCGCCGATGGCGCAGATCAATTACGATTATTATGAGGACCTGACGCCTGAGAGCTTCGCGCGCATTCTTGATGACCTTGCCGCCGGCAAGGAGGTCAAACCGGGCCCGCAGGTGGAGCGTCCATTCTCAGGCCCGGAAGGCGGCTTGACGGCGCTGCGCGAACCGCCGGTGCGCGGGACCCGCGCGCCGAAGGCCGCAGGTCCGGCGCTGACCGACAGCGACGCCAAAAAGCCCGGCGCGGCGGCGAATGTCCGCGAAGCGGCGGTGCCGAAGGCTCCGATTGCCGATTCCTCAGACAAGAGGACAAAGTGA
- the nuoF gene encoding NADH-quinone oxidoreductase subunit NuoF, producing MLADKDRIFQNLYGQHDWGLKGAMARGAWDGTKAILERGRDGIINEMKSSGLRGRGGAGFPTGMKWSFMPKESKDGRPSYLVVNADESEPGTCKDREIMRHDPHLLVEGCLIAGFAMGAVAAYIYVRGEFIRERERLQAAVDQAYEARLIGKNNVNGYDFDIYVHHGAGAYICGEETALLESLEGKKGMPRLKPPFPANVGLYGCPTTVNNVESIAVAPDIMRRGAAWFSSFGAPNNAGTKLFCISGHVNRPCNVEEAMSIPFRELIEKHAGGIRGGWDNLKAVIPGGSSVRMVPAEQIMDCPMDFDSLSKLRSGLGTAAVIVMDKSTDLIRAIARLSYFYKHESCGQCTPCREGTGWMWRVMTRMAEGRAQKREIDQLLEVTKQVEGHTICALGDAAAWPIQGLIAHFRHEIEERIDQYAANPHPDPVLVAAE from the coding sequence ATGCTGGCTGACAAGGACCGCATCTTTCAAAACCTCTACGGCCAGCACGACTGGGGCCTGAAAGGCGCGATGGCCCGTGGTGCATGGGATGGCACCAAAGCGATACTGGAACGCGGCCGCGACGGTATCATCAATGAGATGAAGTCATCGGGCCTGCGGGGCCGTGGCGGCGCCGGCTTTCCGACCGGTATGAAATGGTCGTTCATGCCGAAGGAGAGCAAGGACGGACGGCCGAGCTATCTTGTCGTCAATGCCGACGAGTCAGAGCCCGGCACCTGCAAGGACCGCGAGATCATGCGGCACGATCCGCATCTGCTTGTGGAGGGCTGCCTGATCGCCGGTTTCGCGATGGGCGCGGTCGCAGCCTACATCTATGTGCGCGGCGAATTCATCCGTGAGCGCGAACGTCTGCAGGCCGCCGTCGATCAGGCTTACGAAGCCCGGCTGATCGGCAAGAACAACGTCAATGGCTACGACTTCGACATTTACGTGCATCACGGCGCTGGCGCTTACATCTGCGGTGAAGAAACCGCTTTGCTCGAAAGCCTTGAAGGCAAGAAGGGCATGCCGCGGCTGAAGCCGCCATTCCCGGCCAATGTCGGTCTCTATGGTTGCCCGACAACCGTGAACAACGTGGAATCGATTGCGGTTGCACCCGACATCATGCGGCGCGGCGCAGCCTGGTTCTCGTCCTTCGGTGCGCCGAACAATGCCGGCACCAAGCTGTTCTGCATTTCCGGGCACGTGAACCGGCCCTGCAATGTCGAAGAGGCGATGAGCATCCCGTTCCGGGAGCTGATCGAAAAACACGCCGGCGGCATTCGCGGCGGCTGGGACAATCTGAAGGCGGTGATCCCGGGCGGCTCGTCCGTGCGTATGGTGCCGGCCGAGCAGATCATGGACTGCCCGATGGATTTTGACTCTCTATCGAAGTTGCGCTCCGGTCTCGGCACCGCGGCGGTGATCGTGATGGACAAGTCCACCGATCTGATCCGCGCGATCGCGCGTCTGTCCTATTTCTATAAGCACGAAAGCTGCGGCCAGTGCACGCCGTGCCGCGAAGGGACCGGGTGGATGTGGCGGGTCATGACCCGCATGGCTGAAGGGAGAGCGCAGAAGCGCGAGATCGACCAGCTGCTTGAAGTCACCAAGCAGGTCGAAGGTCACACCATCTGCGCGCTTGGCGATGCAGCAGCCTGGCCGATCCAGGGCCTGATCGCGCATTTCCGCCACGAGATCGAAGAGCGGATCGATCAATACGCGGCCAATCCGCATCCCGATCCTGTGCTGGTGGCGGCGGAGTGA